Proteins from a single region of Acidimicrobiales bacterium:
- a CDS encoding cytochrome P450 encodes MTLAVDELYWDPFDVDIDTNPYECWRRLRDEAPVYRNERYDFWALSRFADVQSASADPKAFVSSRGTVLELMGSDMTNTTMIIFMDPPEHDSLRALVSRAFTPKRVSALEEQIRQVCASLLDPFIGSGGFDYVQDFGAQLPSTVISMLLGVPHSERKEVLHHIDTIFHIEPGVGMVNDISVMAQIWMMEYIAAKLEERRVNPRDDLFTALVQAQIPDDDGGMRRLTDREAAAFGNLLVSAGTETVARLLGWASVVLDAHPDQRAELARDRSLIPNAVEELLRFEAPSPVQGRWTSKPVELHGTTIPAESKVLLITGSAGRDERRYPDADRFDIHREIGTHVTFGFGIHFCLGAALARLEGRIALEETLKRFPTWQVDHHRAERLHTSTVRGWKSVPVSID; translated from the coding sequence TCGACACGAACCCGTACGAGTGCTGGCGGAGACTTCGAGATGAAGCGCCGGTGTACCGCAACGAGCGATATGACTTCTGGGCCCTGAGTCGGTTCGCCGATGTCCAGTCGGCGAGCGCCGACCCCAAGGCCTTCGTGTCGAGCCGGGGAACGGTCCTCGAACTCATGGGCTCGGACATGACCAATACGACCATGATCATCTTCATGGACCCGCCCGAGCACGACTCGCTGCGGGCACTCGTGTCGAGGGCCTTTACCCCCAAGCGGGTGTCCGCTCTGGAGGAGCAGATCCGGCAGGTGTGCGCATCCCTGCTCGATCCGTTCATCGGGTCCGGCGGTTTCGACTACGTGCAGGACTTCGGTGCCCAGTTGCCGTCGACCGTCATCTCGATGCTGCTCGGCGTGCCGCACTCCGAGCGCAAGGAAGTCCTGCACCACATCGACACCATCTTCCACATCGAGCCTGGCGTGGGGATGGTCAACGACATCTCGGTCATGGCTCAGATCTGGATGATGGAGTACATCGCGGCGAAGCTGGAGGAGCGGCGGGTCAACCCGAGGGACGACCTCTTCACGGCGCTCGTGCAGGCCCAGATTCCCGACGACGACGGGGGCATGAGACGGCTGACCGACCGCGAAGCAGCTGCATTCGGAAACCTGCTCGTGAGCGCCGGCACAGAGACGGTCGCCCGGCTGCTCGGTTGGGCGTCCGTGGTGCTCGATGCACACCCGGATCAGCGGGCGGAGCTGGCGCGCGACAGGTCACTCATCCCGAACGCCGTAGAAGAACTTCTCCGCTTCGAAGCGCCGTCCCCCGTGCAGGGGCGCTGGACCTCGAAGCCAGTCGAGCTGCACGGCACGACGATCCCGGCGGAATCCAAGGTGTTGCTGATCACGGGGTCCGCCGGAAGGGACGAGCGTCGCTACCCGGATGCCGACCGCTTCGACATACACAGGGAGATCGGCACCCATGTCACCTTCGGATTCGGCATCCACTTCTGTCTCGGAGCCGCGCTGGCCAGGCTCGAGGGCCGGATCGCCTTGGAGGAAACCTTGAAGCGATTCCCTACTTGGCAGGTGGACCACCACCGGGCCGAGCGGCTCCACACCAGCACCGTCAGGGGCTGGAAGTCCGTGCCTGTCTCCATCGACTGA
- a CDS encoding DUF427 domain-containing protein, which translates to MTRLRSAWPDHPGYRINLVPCRGTARVRLGDTVVAESKRALRVIETDHVERLYFPEHDVRLELLEPNDHHTVCPFKGRASYWSCLKSGPTGVDLFSAVDQAM; encoded by the coding sequence GTGACGCGGCTGAGGTCAGCGTGGCCGGACCATCCGGGCTACCGGATCAACCTTGTTCCTTGCCGGGGGACTGCGAGGGTCCGCCTCGGCGACACCGTCGTGGCCGAGAGCAAGCGAGCGCTTCGCGTGATCGAGACGGACCACGTCGAACGTCTCTACTTTCCGGAGCACGACGTGAGGCTCGAGTTGCTCGAGCCCAACGACCACCACACCGTGTGCCCATTCAAAGGACGGGCCTCGTACTGGTCTTGCTTGAAGTCCGGCCCGACCGGTGTGGATCTCTTCTCGGCCGTTGACCAGGCGATGTAA
- a CDS encoding NAD(P)-binding domain-containing protein: MDGEPGPGPVPESGSQLTPIVPAIADEPRKTIAGVIGLGEIGRGLASAIDKAGIPLAVHDVRTDAMRPFADRAHVCTDLAEIGSMSDVLVVAVVTDDQVLEVLDPSSGAAASMREGSTVVVVSTVRLETVRRLCDLLAVSGIGVVDCGVSGGASAAADGALVSMVGGSDTDVDRAAPVIDAFSSRVVRMGPPGAGQQAKLARNLIQFGAWLAAFEGQRLAEQAGIDLSKLAEVVKASDERIGGVSTLMFRSTTAPFGQSDDQGLVAAMESGASLAHKDLRAALDLGDELGVDLPLARLAQSHVDAVFGVGPLPAPAVTGSLPGRRPPAPDRGRGQQRMSEVYGFSADPDAGPGDFMAYTVDHLFGDVWSRQGLDVASRRLLTIGVLAASGLPDLLRVQFDAALANGELTDTQVREIVIHLAHYAGWPLAAGANNAAEAAIARRAEDDTRGSPRSS; encoded by the coding sequence GTGGACGGCGAGCCCGGCCCCGGACCGGTACCGGAGAGCGGGTCACAGCTGACTCCTATAGTTCCTGCCATCGCAGACGAGCCCCGTAAGACGATCGCAGGGGTGATCGGCCTCGGCGAGATAGGCCGCGGTCTCGCCTCTGCCATCGACAAGGCCGGGATCCCGCTGGCCGTGCACGACGTCAGGACCGACGCCATGCGACCGTTCGCAGACCGGGCGCATGTCTGCACCGATCTGGCCGAGATCGGCAGCATGTCGGACGTTCTCGTCGTCGCGGTCGTGACGGACGATCAGGTTCTCGAGGTTCTCGATCCGTCGAGCGGCGCTGCGGCTTCGATGCGCGAGGGTTCGACGGTTGTCGTCGTGTCGACAGTTCGACTCGAGACGGTTCGCCGGTTGTGCGATTTGCTCGCCGTCTCGGGGATAGGGGTCGTGGACTGCGGAGTGAGCGGGGGGGCATCGGCGGCTGCGGACGGTGCATTGGTGTCAATGGTCGGGGGATCAGACACTGACGTCGACCGGGCGGCTCCGGTCATCGACGCGTTCAGCTCCCGTGTGGTGCGCATGGGACCGCCGGGCGCCGGCCAGCAAGCGAAGCTGGCCCGAAACCTCATCCAGTTCGGTGCATGGCTGGCCGCGTTCGAAGGCCAGCGTCTCGCGGAGCAAGCCGGGATAGACCTTTCCAAGCTTGCCGAAGTGGTGAAGGCGAGCGACGAACGGATCGGTGGCGTGTCGACGCTGATGTTCCGCTCCACCACCGCTCCTTTCGGCCAGTCCGACGACCAGGGGCTGGTCGCTGCGATGGAGTCCGGAGCTTCCCTCGCGCACAAGGACCTGCGGGCCGCGCTCGACCTCGGCGACGAGCTCGGCGTCGACCTCCCGCTCGCCCGGTTGGCGCAGTCGCACGTCGACGCGGTGTTCGGGGTCGGCCCGTTACCGGCGCCGGCGGTCACGGGTAGCCTCCCCGGCCGGCGTCCCCCGGCCCCGGATCGCGGCCGCGGCCAGCAGCGCATGTCGGAGGTGTACGGGTTCAGCGCCGATCCCGATGCCGGTCCGGGGGATTTCATGGCCTACACGGTCGATCACCTCTTCGGGGACGTATGGAGCCGTCAAGGTCTCGACGTCGCCTCCCGGCGCCTGCTCACCATCGGCGTGCTTGCCGCCTCGGGCCTGCCCGACCTACTGCGGGTCCAGTTCGACGCTGCCCTCGCCAACGGCGAGCTGACCGACACCCAGGTGCGCGAGATCGTCATTCACCTGGCGCACTACGCCGGATGGCCGCTCGCCGCCGGCGCCAACAACGCAGCCGAGGCAGCGATCGCTCGAAGAGCAGAGGACGACACAAGAGGTTCGCCCCGATCCTCTTGA
- a CDS encoding GerMN domain-containing protein has product MRKSLNTALAALATLFLASCAVPDEHSPVIIQGAQSPPHRPAVPKPATPSSTKLTVYFVGNDSALVAVDRSDSYPGLNNAIGELLAGPTSAEVSGGLTSAVPVGTKLVYSSISGSTAHLDFSDSLASISGHEQLLAFAQIVVTSASIPGVSLVEISVAGEPVNAPKPDGTLAQGPVSAADYSSLLRR; this is encoded by the coding sequence ATGAGGAAGAGCTTGAACACGGCCCTGGCAGCGTTGGCGACGCTCTTCCTCGCTTCGTGCGCCGTGCCGGATGAGCACTCGCCGGTCATCATCCAAGGCGCCCAGTCGCCCCCGCATCGACCGGCTGTACCGAAGCCCGCCACGCCGAGCTCCACAAAGCTGACGGTGTACTTCGTCGGAAATGACAGCGCGCTCGTAGCAGTTGACCGGTCGGACTCCTACCCCGGTCTCAACAACGCCATAGGCGAACTGCTCGCGGGTCCTACCAGCGCGGAGGTGTCGGGCGGTCTCACCAGCGCCGTTCCCGTCGGAACCAAGCTCGTCTACTCCAGCATCTCGGGGTCGACGGCCCACCTCGACTTCAGCGACAGCCTTGCGTCGATCTCCGGTCACGAGCAGCTGCTGGCCTTCGCGCAGATCGTCGTCACGTCGGCGTCGATCCCAGGTGTGTCTCTTGTGGAGATCAGCGTCGCCGGCGAACCTGTGAACGCCCCGAAACCCGACGGTACCCTCGCGCAGGGTCCGGTTTCCGCCGCCGACTATTCGAGCCTCCTGAGACGCTGA
- a CDS encoding HAMP domain-containing sensor histidine kinase, translated as MAKRRRRLRVRLMASFALVGLAIPASLSVLTYYWARTYLLDQRQTSALHQAEANATLTGTLLDASPANVTRILSSLQTPSTSEGALLYNGQWFGESAVAGPDAMPAGLIRAVVDGRQAARQRYHQGRAQELAIGIPLRGGDAYFQIFSLADLTSTLRTLRDSLAAGSLLGFAVSLALGAWAARRVLTPARDIGQAAASIAAGQLDARLDAEGDRELAELATGFNAMVDSLQARIERDSRFASDVSHELRSPLTTLSSAVQVMQNRRHELSARSARALDLLGDEVGRFERLVEDLLEISRYDAGVARMELEPVDVMALLKGLLSEADQVAPVDCGTDMNTVILADRRRLEQTVRNVVRNAVVHAGGVSRASISTAGPDTEIAIEDQGPGIAHDDAGMIFERFARGKAAGRRSSGQGLGLGLSLVLEHMRLQGGSVRVEPVHPHGSRFVLRLPTRRP; from the coding sequence ATGGCGAAGCGCCGCCGGCGGCTGAGAGTACGGCTGATGGCGTCGTTTGCCCTCGTCGGCCTGGCGATACCGGCCAGCCTCTCCGTCCTCACCTATTACTGGGCCCGCACCTACCTCCTGGATCAGCGGCAGACCTCGGCCCTGCACCAGGCCGAGGCAAACGCGACACTGACGGGAACCCTGCTGGACGCGTCTCCGGCGAACGTCACCCGGATCCTGTCGTCGTTGCAGACGCCGTCGACGTCGGAGGGTGCGTTGTTGTACAACGGCCAGTGGTTCGGTGAATCGGCGGTCGCCGGACCCGATGCCATGCCGGCCGGGCTGATACGGGCCGTGGTCGACGGTCGGCAAGCCGCCAGGCAGCGCTACCACCAAGGCCGCGCGCAGGAGTTGGCCATCGGGATACCACTGCGGGGAGGGGACGCCTACTTCCAGATCTTTTCGCTGGCCGATCTGACGAGCACCCTGAGAACGCTTCGCGACTCACTCGCCGCCGGTAGCCTGCTCGGCTTCGCCGTCAGCCTGGCGCTCGGAGCCTGGGCTGCCCGGCGGGTGCTCACGCCGGCACGGGACATCGGCCAGGCGGCGGCGTCGATCGCCGCGGGACAGCTCGATGCTCGGCTCGACGCCGAAGGTGACCGGGAGCTCGCCGAGCTGGCCACGGGCTTCAACGCGATGGTGGACTCGCTGCAGGCGCGTATCGAACGCGACTCCCGGTTCGCGTCCGACGTCAGCCACGAGCTGCGCTCTCCCCTCACGACCCTGAGCTCCGCGGTGCAGGTGATGCAGAACAGGCGTCACGAGTTGAGCGCCAGGTCAGCGCGGGCACTGGATCTGCTCGGGGACGAGGTCGGCCGGTTCGAGCGGCTGGTCGAGGATCTGCTCGAGATCTCACGCTACGACGCAGGCGTGGCGCGGATGGAGCTCGAGCCGGTGGATGTCATGGCGCTGCTCAAGGGCCTGCTCAGCGAAGCCGACCAGGTGGCGCCCGTGGATTGCGGCACCGACATGAACACGGTCATCCTCGCCGACCGCCGCCGGCTCGAGCAGACGGTGAGGAACGTCGTGCGCAACGCGGTGGTCCACGCAGGCGGCGTGTCCCGTGCGTCGATCAGCACAGCCGGACCCGACACAGAGATCGCGATCGAGGATCAGGGCCCGGGGATCGCTCACGACGACGCCGGCATGATCTTCGAGCGCTTCGCGCGGGGAAAGGCAGCGGGGCGTCGATCGTCGGGGCAGGGCCTTGGTCTCGGGCTGTCCCTGGTCCTCGAGCACATGCGACTCCAGGGCGGCTCGGTCCGCGTGGAGCCAGTGCACCCGCACGGCAGCCGGTTCGTCCTCCGTCTCCCAACCCGCCGGCCATGA
- a CDS encoding response regulator transcription factor, protein MATRILLIEDDDRIRETTRLVLEDEGYQVDEAPSAESGLVMFGQRSPGCVIVDLMLPGINGFECCRAIRQASDVPIVVLTARADTHDLVAGLEAGADDYLTKPFHAKELTARIRALLRRASLGSGRDGSSLTLGDVEVVPDEGVVRKRGQEVTLTKTEFRLLCEMAAHPGRVFSREVLLENVWGYPSVGDGKLVDTHVHRLRAKLEDDPANPAHVITVRGLGYKVLA, encoded by the coding sequence GTGGCGACCCGCATCCTGTTGATCGAGGATGACGACCGCATCCGTGAGACGACGCGCCTGGTCCTCGAGGACGAGGGCTACCAGGTCGACGAGGCTCCGTCGGCGGAGAGCGGCCTTGTCATGTTCGGGCAGCGGTCACCTGGCTGTGTGATCGTCGATCTGATGCTGCCGGGGATCAACGGGTTCGAATGCTGCCGCGCGATACGCCAGGCGAGCGACGTCCCGATCGTCGTCTTGACAGCCAGGGCCGACACCCATGATCTCGTCGCGGGGCTCGAAGCCGGCGCAGACGACTACCTGACCAAGCCGTTTCACGCCAAGGAGCTGACCGCTCGCATCCGGGCCTTGCTCCGTCGAGCGAGCCTCGGATCGGGGCGTGACGGCAGTTCGCTGACGTTGGGGGATGTCGAGGTGGTCCCCGACGAGGGAGTCGTCCGCAAGCGCGGCCAGGAGGTAACACTGACCAAGACGGAGTTCCGGCTGCTCTGCGAGATGGCTGCCCACCCCGGAAGGGTGTTCAGCCGCGAGGTTCTTCTGGAGAACGTGTGGGGCTACCCGAGCGTCGGTGACGGAAAGCTCGTGGACACCCATGTCCACCGCCTGCGGGCGAAGTTGGAGGACGACCCCGCGAATCCAGCCCACGTGATCACCGTGCGAGGCCTCGGCTACAAGGTCCTCGCCTAG
- a CDS encoding STAS domain-containing protein, whose protein sequence is MTVQPTASESTDRELYDIGMALDCTVSWDTAGGHTVCHPRGDLDAFTVVRFRQAIAEVPSASVVIIDLSDVPFIDSAGLGALVGGIRRIRDLGGEAVVSTNRPVHRSLLHTTGFDRIVTITDDVAGAVDVLAT, encoded by the coding sequence ATGACAGTCCAACCGACCGCCAGCGAATCTACCGACCGCGAGCTGTACGACATCGGTATGGCCTTGGACTGCACAGTTTCGTGGGACACCGCCGGCGGCCACACGGTCTGCCACCCGCGCGGAGACCTCGATGCCTTCACGGTGGTTCGATTCCGTCAAGCGATCGCGGAGGTGCCCTCCGCGTCGGTTGTGATCATCGACCTTTCGGACGTGCCGTTCATCGACTCCGCTGGGCTGGGCGCACTTGTCGGGGGCATCCGCCGGATCCGTGACCTCGGCGGCGAGGCGGTTGTGTCCACCAACCGGCCGGTGCACCGGAGCCTCCTGCACACCACCGGCTTCGATCGCATCGTCACTATCACCGACGACGTCGCGGGGGCGGTCGACGTTCTCGCTACCTAG
- a CDS encoding universal stress protein encodes MSNPPVRVVLAALDTTTASRPVLETASRMAEMTGAQVEAIHVTDGPADMLDLLAGRAAIRLRRLSGPVEPAVLEAMAAPQVIAAVIGARATPGGRRPVGRTALRLLRQTTKPVVVVPPNALSPRPFKRLLVPLEGEQSSSQPIIDALWPLLVAEVELIVLHVFTDTTLPRMLDRPHRDLDLLGAEFLASQCPPATRIELRTGPVAARVAEVSDQHSVDLVVLSWSQQVSPGRAQVVQEVLGASLLPVLLLPVGSQTSPAASPSELPTS; translated from the coding sequence ATGAGCAACCCACCGGTGAGAGTCGTGTTGGCCGCCCTCGACACCACCACCGCTTCCCGCCCGGTGCTCGAGACCGCTTCGCGGATGGCGGAAATGACCGGCGCCCAGGTCGAAGCAATCCATGTGACCGATGGGCCAGCCGACATGCTCGATCTGCTCGCCGGGCGAGCAGCGATACGTCTGCGACGGCTGAGCGGTCCAGTCGAGCCCGCCGTTCTAGAGGCGATGGCCGCGCCTCAGGTGATAGCAGCGGTGATCGGCGCGCGGGCAACCCCCGGGGGTCGGCGTCCTGTTGGACGAACCGCCTTGCGCCTGCTTCGCCAGACGACCAAACCGGTGGTGGTCGTGCCCCCGAACGCGCTTTCTCCCCGCCCTTTCAAGCGGCTGCTGGTCCCCCTCGAAGGAGAGCAATCCTCGTCTCAACCGATCATCGACGCGCTCTGGCCGCTACTGGTGGCCGAAGTCGAGCTGATAGTGCTCCACGTCTTCACCGATACCACACTGCCTCGCATGCTCGACCGGCCTCACCGCGACCTCGATTTGCTCGGAGCTGAATTCCTCGCGTCCCAGTGCCCCCCGGCGACCCGCATCGAGCTGCGAACGGGCCCAGTTGCGGCGAGGGTCGCCGAAGTGTCGGATCAGCATTCCGTAGATCTTGTCGTCTTGAGCTGGTCACAGCAGGTCTCGCCCGGCCGAGCACAGGTCGTCCAGGAGGTACTCGGCGCTTCCTTGCTGCCCGTCCTGTTGCTTCCTGTCGGATCGCAGACAAGCCCGGCAGCGTCGCCGAGCGAGCTCCCCACGTCGTAG